The Acidobacteriota bacterium genome contains the following window.
GATGGCTGAAAAAGCCGATCACGTGCTGACCGTTTCGAACGCGGCCAAGGCGTACATGCTAGATGTGGATGGCATCAGGCGGAATGATATCGAGGTTGTTCATCTCGGGTTTAATTTTGAGCAACTAGCGCCGAGCGCCGTTGATAGATCGCGGATTCGTGCAGAATTCGGCTTTGCTGAAGAAGATATCGTGGTTGGTTATGTCGCGAATTTCGCTCACGGCAAAGGCCATATTCAGCTCGTCGAGGCATTTGAAAAGATCGCGGCTGAGATCCCAAACGCTAGGCTTGTTTTTGCTGGACGCGGCGAGATCGCCGAGGTTAACGAAGCCGCAGCGAAGTTTCCGGCTGGAAAGATCGTTTTCGCCGGCTGGCAAAACGACATCGCAGCGTTTCTAAATGCGATCGATATTTTCGTCCAGCCGTCGCTCTCCGAGGCATTCAGTCAGGTGATAATGGAAGCGATGGGCGTTGGTTTGCCAGTCGTCGCGACCAATGTCGGCGGTGCGAACGAAGTGATCGTGAGCGGTGAGAACGGCGTACTGATCGAGCCGAATAACGTTTCGGCGATATCGAATGAAGTCATTCGCTTGAGTCGCGACCCGGAATTACGGCGGCAGCTTGGCGTCGCGGCAAGAAAAACAGTGACCGAGAGTTTTACGGCGGAGCGGATGGTCGAGCGGCAATTTGAGCTTTATCAAAAGTGGCTCGCTTAGCCGGGAACGCAGGCGCCCCCGCCTGCAAGCGTTCCGCTTCGGGATGCTGACACGAGTGGTGATTGAACTGGTTGAAGAATACTAGACTCGGTTACGCCGGAGGAACCGGCGTTGCAGGCGAGGGCGCCTGCGTTCCCAGGGAAAAGGATGGCGGTTTCGGAGAGATTTCAGGGAGCGAATGTGGTTGACGCCGGGCGTTTGTCGCCGTATTGGGGTGAACACGCGGCTCGCTATGTCTTTGCCTTGCCGTTTGTCGAAAACAAGCGAGTTCTGGATATCGCCTGCGGAACAGGTTACGGGATTGGCTTGCTGCGGTCGAAGGCGAAGTTTGTGACCGGCGTTGATATCGATCCCGTTGCCGCTAACGAGGCGAAAGCGGAATGCGGTGAGAACGGAGCAGTATTGCTGGGAAATGGATTGGGGCTGCCGTTCGATGAGGCGACTTTTGATGTCATCACTTCGTTTGAGACGCTCGAACATCTGCACGAACGTGGCGACTTTTTGGCGGAATTACAGCGTGTTCTGACACCTGACGGCACTCTTATCCTTTCCACGCCGAATGCAAATTACTCACAGCCCGTTAATGGCGTTCCGGCAAATCCGTTTCATATTCACGAATACGAGCCCGGCGAACTAAAGGCTGAGTTGGAAGAGTATTTTACCGTCGAACGCTTCCTCGGCCAGGACCTCAACGCCTCGATCAAGGTCTCGCCATTTTTTGAGGGTCAAAAGCGAATGCCGAATGATGTTGGGACGCAGGCGAGGCTGTTCGGGTGGAAGGTTTTTAACAAGATCCCGGTTGCGACGCGAGAACGCCTGAGCCAGTCGATCTGGGGCAAGCCGTTCTATCCGACGGAAATCGATTACAATTTTGATGAGGCGACGGTTGCGACGGCGGTTACGCTGGTCGCAGTTTGCTGGAAACGTCAATGAAACAAGGTCTCGTCAGCGTTGTAATTCCAAATTATAACTACGCGCATTATTTGCGCGAGACGATCGACAGCGTCCTCGCTCAGACGTATCACGAGATCGAGATCATTGTCGTGGACGATGGTTCGAAGGATGATTCGAAAGAGATACTTGCGGGTTACGGCGACAAGATCCGCACGATCTTTCAGCAGAATCAAGGTGTTTCCGCAGCTCGAAATAATGGAGTTAAGGAAAGCAGCGGCGAATTTATCGCTTTCCTAGATGCCGACGATGCGTGGCTGTCGACGAAGATCGAAAAGCAGGTTGCGAGGTTTCGCAGCGATCCGAAACTCGGGCTCGTCCACGTTGGAGTTGAAGAGGTTGACGCTGACGGCAATTCGCTTGTCGAGCGGCTCGAAGGTGTCGAAGGCAAAGTCTCAACAATTTTACTCATGCTCAAACGCGAAGGCGTGCTCGGCGGCGGGAGCGGGATGATGGTTCCGCGAAGAGTTTTTGACGAGATCGGCGGATTCGACCTGCGGCT
Protein-coding sequences here:
- a CDS encoding glycosyltransferase family 4 protein, which produces MHVCHICDSSVQGDYFRNIAAGLTRKGVRVSLVELGPGKPPTWLGEFSGVTYRSLNAAGKKHYPGAVRHLARFLKAEKVDILHTHLFYSGLIGVLTRRLGNRSIVALMRHHTSVVRMLGSRFHVKADKWMAEKADHVLTVSNAAKAYMLDVDGIRRNDIEVVHLGFNFEQLAPSAVDRSRIRAEFGFAEEDIVVGYVANFAHGKGHIQLVEAFEKIAAEIPNARLVFAGRGEIAEVNEAAAKFPAGKIVFAGWQNDIAAFLNAIDIFVQPSLSEAFSQVIMEAMGVGLPVVATNVGGANEVIVSGENGVLIEPNNVSAISNEVIRLSRDPELRRQLGVAARKTVTESFTAERMVERQFELYQKWLA
- a CDS encoding class I SAM-dependent methyltransferase — protein: MAVSERFQGANVVDAGRLSPYWGEHAARYVFALPFVENKRVLDIACGTGYGIGLLRSKAKFVTGVDIDPVAANEAKAECGENGAVLLGNGLGLPFDEATFDVITSFETLEHLHERGDFLAELQRVLTPDGTLILSTPNANYSQPVNGVPANPFHIHEYEPGELKAELEEYFTVERFLGQDLNASIKVSPFFEGQKRMPNDVGTQARLFGWKVFNKIPVATRERLSQSIWGKPFYPTEIDYNFDEATVATAVTLVAVCWKRQ
- a CDS encoding glycosyltransferase family 2 protein; its protein translation is MKQGLVSVVIPNYNYAHYLRETIDSVLAQTYHEIEIIVVDDGSKDDSKEILAGYGDKIRTIFQQNQGVSAARNNGVKESSGEFIAFLDADDAWLSTKIEKQVARFRSDPKLGLVHVGVEEVDADGNSLVERLEGVEGKVSTILLMLKREGVLGGGSGMMVPRRVFDEIGGFDLRLSTSADWDLQYRVSERYTVSFVPELLLKYRVHNSNMHANVGVMEHDMMLAFEKAFRTNDAEIQAAKRTAYGSLHQILAGSYFVAGNYPAFIFHSIKSLYFEPRNISYFLKFGRRPSNRRGVKAEA